Proteins co-encoded in one Quercus robur chromosome 8, dhQueRobu3.1, whole genome shotgun sequence genomic window:
- the LOC126694645 gene encoding probable FBD-associated F-box protein At5g38565 — translation MFQNLVRLNFKVTQSNWHVLQSLLVVAPNLEVLVLDKHYYRKNQLCCMEPLDGSGCLSSRLTTFNFNGYEELGHEVEFIKYILKEAIVLNTITIKISNLHSKESVLKKLSMFPRHSTTCLLTVEIDDSLE, via the exons ATGTTCCAAAATTTGGTCCGGTTGAACTTTAAAGTTACTCAATCGAATTGGCACGTGCTACAATCCTTGCTTGTAGTGGCTCCTAATTTAGAAGTTCTTGTTCTTGATAAG CATTATTATCGTAAAAATCAGTTATGCTGTATGGAGCCATTGGATGGTTCCGGTTGTTTGTCATCGCGCCTGacaacttttaattttaatggatATGAAGAATTGGGACATGAAGTTGAATTCATCAAATATATTCTAAAGGAGGCAATAGTCTTGAACACAATCACAATTAAAATTTCTAATCTACATTCGAAGGAAAGTGTtctcaaaaaattatcaatgttCCCAAGGCACTCAACAACATGTCTACTTACAGTTGAAATAG ACGACTCTTTGGAGTAA
- the LOC126694646 gene encoding putative FBD-associated F-box protein At5g56700 produces the protein MGESSAQSMSKCTELTLNRDAVIDTDRISNLPNSLLYHILSFLPTKEAVATAILSNRWKPLWTLVPTLDLKDNCCKKPISFTYIVYRVLALHIAPSLRSFRLTWYSPCNSFHLDTWIHAALARNVQQLHLEIYLDGRQDDNHVYVGKFFWLPSSLFTCKTVVVLELSGGIMLNPPPSFQFASLKILRLSKIRYGSTNNISTLLFGCPVLEDLSVVRECTENVIGLKINVNTLKRLHIELKSYKPEPPDYYLEIHTPALEYFRFSGHLRNIVFHEKLAHLIEARVDIYALEDWTRVYETYYGDRIFKLLRALNNAKFLSLFPGDKECVACGSIYPSMFQNLVRLNFKVTPSNWHVLLALLLVAPNLEILVVNKDYDNENRLCWMELPDAPGCLSSCLTTFNFDGFEKLEHEVKFVKYILKEARALNTMTIKIPAKLSKEDVFETLSMFPGLSTCLITVEKDNSLE, from the exons ATGGGCGAATCATCTGCTCAATCGATGTCAAAATGTACGGAACTCACTCTCAACAGAGACGCAGTGATCGACACTGACAGGATCAGCAACCTACCGAACTCTCTTCTCTACCAcattctttctttccttccaacCAAAGAAGCCGTCGCCACAGCCATTTTGTCGAACAGGTGGAAGCCCCTCTGGACTCTCGTCCCAACACTGGACCTCAAAGATAACTGCTGCAAAAAACCCATAAGCTTTACATATATTGTGTACAGAGTATTGGCTCTACACATAGCGCCGTCGCTCCGAAGTTTTCGCCTCACATGGTATTCTCCTTGTAACTCTTTCCATCTCGACACTTGGATCCACGCCGCTTTAGCCCGTAATGTCCAACAACTCCATCTCGAGATTTACCTTGATGGCCGCCAAGACGATAATCATGTTTACGTGGGGAAATTTTTCTGGTTGCCCAGTAGCTTATTCACTTGCAAAACAGTTGTGGTTCTCGAATTAAGCGGCGGAATTATGCTCAATCCTCCTCCATCCTTTCAATTCGCAAGCCTCAAGATTCTGCGTCTGTCCAAAATTAGATATGGATCGACCAACAATATCTCGACCCTTTTATTTGGCTGCCCAGTCCTCGAAGATTTGTCAGTGGTAAGAGAATGTACGGAAAATGTGAtcggtttaaaaataaatgtaaatacCCTGAAACGTTTACATATTGAACTTAAATCATATAAACCCGAACCTCCTGATTACTATCTCGAGATACACACCCCAGCTCTCGAATACTTTCGATTTTCGGGTCATTTGCGAAACATCGTTTTCCATGAAAAGCTAGCCCATTTGATTGAAGCACGTGTCGATATATATGCTCTTGAGGATTGGACTCGTGTATATGAGACATATTATGGAGACAGGATATTCAAGCTTCTTAGAGCACTAAACAATGCTAAGTTCCTTTCATTGTTTCCTGGTGACAAAGAG TGCGTAGCCTGTGGTTCTATTTATCCTTCCATGTTCCAAAATTTGGTCCGATTGAACTTTAAAGTTACTCCATCTAACTGGCACGTGTTACTAGCCTTGCTCCTAGTGGCTCCTAATTTGGAAATTCTTGTTGTTAATAAG GATTATGATAATGAAAATCGGTTATGCTGGATGGAGCTACCGGATGCTCCTGGTTGTCTGTCATCATGCCTTAcaacttttaattttgatgGATTTGAAAAATTGGAACATGAAGTCAAATTCGTAAAGTATATTTTAAAGGAGGCAAGAGCCTTGAACACAATGACAATCAAAATTCCTGCTAAACTTTCGAAGGAAGATGTTTTTGAGACACTATCAATGTTCCCAGGGCTCTCAACATGTCTAATTACAGTTGAGAAAG ATAACTCTTTGGAGTAA
- the LOC126694647 gene encoding putative FBD-associated F-box protein At5g56700, with protein sequence MGESSAQSMSKCTELTLNRNAVIDTDRISNLPDSLLYHILSFLPTKEAFATAILSNRWKPLWTLVPTLDIKDNCCKKPISFTYIVYRVLALHIAPSLRSFRLTWYSPCDSFHLDTWIHFALARNVQQLHLEIYLDGRQDDSHVYVGKFFWLPRSLFTCKTVVVLELSGGIVLNPPPSFQFASLKILRLSKISYGPTNNISTLISGCPVLEDLSVVRECMDNVFSFKINVHTLKRLHIEFKSYKPEPPDYNLEIHTPALEYFRFSGHLRNIVFHEKLAHLIEARVDIYALEDWTRVYEIYYGDRIFKLLRALNNAKFLSLFSGDKECIAFGSIYPSMFQNLVRLNFKVTPSNWHVLLALLLVAPNLEVLVVNKDYDNENRFCWMELPDAPGCLSSCLRTFNFDGFEELEHEVKFVMYILKKARALNTMTIKIPAKLSKEGVFETLSMFPRLSTTCLITVEKDNSLE encoded by the exons ATGGGCGAATCATCTGCTCAATCGATGTCAAAATGTACGGAACTCACTCTCAACAGAAACGCAGTGATCGACACTGACAGGATCAGCAACCTGCCGGACTCTCTTCTCTACCACAtcctttctttccttccaaCGAAAGAAGCCTTCGCCACAGCCATTTTGTCGAACAGGTGGAAGCCCCTCTGGACTCTCGTCCCAACACTGGACATCAAAGATAACTGCTGCAAAAAACCCATAAGCTTTACATATATTGTGTACAGAGTATTGGCTCTACACATAGCGCCGTCGCTCCGAAGTTTTCGCCTCACATGGTATTCTCCTTGTGACTCTTTCCATCTCGACACTTGGATCCACTTTGCTCTAGCCCGTAATGTCCAACAACTCCATCTCGAGATTTACCTTGATGGCCGCCAAGACGATAGTCATGTTTACGTGGGGAAATTTTTCTGGTTGCCCAGAAGCTTATTCACTTGCAAAACAGTTGTGGTTCTCGAATTAAGCGGCGGAATTGTGCTCAATCCTCCTCCATCCTTTCAATTCGCAAGCCTCAAGATTCTGCGTCTGTCCAAAATTAGCTATGGACCAACCAACAATATCTCGACCCTTATCTCTGGCTGCCCAGTCCTCGAAGATTTGTCAGTGGTAAGAGAATGTATGGACAATGTGTtcagttttaaaataaatgtacATACCCTGAAACGTTTACATATTGAATTTAAATCATATAAACCCGAACCTCCTGATTACAATCTCGAGATACACACCCCAGCTCTCGAGTACTTTCGATTTTCTGGCCATTTGCGCAACATCGTTTTCCATGAAAAACTAGCCCATTTGATTGAAGCACGTGTCGATATTTATGCTCTTGAGGATTGGACTCGTGTATATGAGATATATTATGGAGACAGGATATTCAAGCTTCTTAGAGCACTAAACAATGCTAAGTTCCTTTCATTGTTTTCTGGTGACAAAGAG TGCATAGCCTTTGGTTCTATTTATCCTTCCATGTTCCAAAATTTGGTCCGATTGAACTTTAAAGTCACTCCATCTAACTGGCACGTGTTACTAGCCTTGCTCCTAGTGGCTCCTAATTTGGAAGTTCTTGTTGTTAATAAG GATTATGATAATGAAAATCGGTTTTGCTGGATGGAGCTACCGGATGCTCCTGGTTGTCTGTCATCATGCCTTAGAACTTTTAATTTTGATGGATTTGAAGAATTGGAACATGAAGTCAAATTCGTAATGTATATTTTAAAGAAGGCAAGAGCCTTGAACACAATGACAATCAAAATTCCCGCTAAACTTTCGAAGGAAGGTGTTTTTGAGACACTATCAATGTTCCCAAGGCTCTCAACAACATGTCTAATTACAGTTGAGAAAG ATAACTCTTTGGAGTAA